The following are from one region of the Lacinutrix sp. Bg11-31 genome:
- a CDS encoding PKD domain-containing protein, which produces MKNITFLFILIFISQNALSQDSQVVDTTRRVAKITYSKDGSNVKFTPKTPPLTQIAGAPTAFYKHFWELGDGDYSKEETPTKQYKKEGEYEVKYWATNVYDNGKPPTSRPKKIKVDNVNDSAEASVSMVDDLSLVRNREPMPNEEMVVVMSYKNYKDYATSGTLHLYFNEQKYKADNFELADTRLYNNERQIESEDLVFTHDVDDERSFYASSKSEINLLRARFKDSTEKEDLELTLMETKATYKKSSTIAFEDMKPNEERNIFYTFKTTPEMLKDTSAIISVRSIYIPDNNYKTHKVKDMEMEIVTSHDPNKMSSNSTFLNYRLVRFKRPKFKIRFQNNGEGPASTIRLETDIPDMFDKSTIRVEDMYPKVKICPKTEVNYSCLDTTYTDKQAIFTFKNIYLPGSEQKNVKDYDSTQGFVKYSLKFGKDFHKQKTKSKTAIIFDKNEPIITNYSTTRFLPGISIGAKSGYNSFSNLEDSKSYFVGATISPYKSYKWYWQVELLNSFHNFTGNTNIQVREEDTAAGLILERTTTTTAFENIDWELPVLARYNINNYIGLGAGLQGMISLNEKSTESVTIEQAESINSTASGPYSTISNTSSNTKKTFTNFRTGFLIEATAGFARIGPSVGARYVLNFKENYNYMQFYAIWKF; this is translated from the coding sequence ATGAAAAACATAACTTTCCTTTTTATTCTAATTTTCATCTCACAAAATGCCTTAAGTCAAGATTCTCAAGTAGTAGACACTACTAGAAGAGTTGCTAAAATTACCTATAGCAAAGATGGTAGCAATGTGAAATTTACACCAAAAACACCTCCATTAACTCAAATAGCAGGAGCTCCAACAGCATTCTACAAGCACTTTTGGGAACTAGGCGATGGTGACTATAGTAAAGAAGAAACACCTACAAAACAATACAAAAAAGAAGGTGAGTACGAAGTTAAATATTGGGCAACGAATGTTTACGATAACGGGAAACCACCAACATCTAGACCTAAAAAAATTAAAGTTGACAATGTTAACGACTCTGCAGAAGCCTCTGTATCTATGGTAGACGACCTTTCTCTTGTTCGAAACAGAGAACCAATGCCAAATGAAGAAATGGTTGTAGTGATGAGTTATAAAAACTATAAAGATTATGCTACTAGCGGAACACTTCATCTTTACTTTAACGAACAAAAGTATAAAGCAGACAATTTTGAATTAGCAGATACTAGACTTTATAATAACGAAAGACAAATAGAAAGTGAAGATCTTGTTTTTACGCACGACGTTGATGATGAACGTAGTTTTTATGCCTCGTCTAAAAGCGAAATAAATTTACTTCGCGCACGTTTTAAAGATTCTACAGAAAAGGAAGATCTTGAACTTACGCTTATGGAAACTAAAGCAACTTATAAAAAATCAAGCACTATTGCTTTTGAGGATATGAAACCCAACGAAGAACGCAATATTTTCTACACCTTTAAAACAACTCCAGAAATGCTAAAGGATACAAGTGCAATAATTTCGGTTAGAAGTATTTATATTCCAGATAATAATTATAAAACGCATAAAGTAAAAGACATGGAAATGGAGATTGTAACCTCACACGATCCTAATAAAATGTCTTCTAATTCTACGTTTTTAAACTATAGATTAGTTCGTTTTAAAAGACCAAAATTTAAAATTAGATTCCAAAATAATGGAGAAGGTCCTGCTAGTACTATTCGTTTAGAAACAGATATTCCAGACATGTTCGATAAATCTACCATTCGTGTAGAAGACATGTATCCAAAGGTTAAAATTTGCCCTAAAACGGAAGTCAATTACAGCTGTTTAGACACTACTTATACAGACAAGCAAGCTATTTTTACTTTCAAAAACATCTACTTACCTGGAAGCGAACAAAAAAACGTAAAGGATTACGATTCTACTCAAGGCTTTGTAAAATACAGTTTAAAGTTTGGGAAAGATTTTCATAAACAAAAAACAAAATCTAAAACGGCTATTATTTTCGATAAAAACGAACCTATAATTACCAACTACTCTACCACACGATTTTTACCTGGTATTTCTATTGGCGCAAAATCTGGATATAATTCGTTTAGCAACCTTGAAGATTCTAAGAGTTATTTTGTGGGTGCTACAATTTCACCTTACAAATCCTACAAATGGTATTGGCAAGTGGAGCTATTAAATAGCTTTCACAACTTTACTGGTAATACTAACATACAAGTGAGAGAAGAAGATACTGCTGCAGGATTAATATTAGAAAGAACCACCACAACAACAGCTTTTGAAAACATAGATTGGGAACTTCCAGTTTTAGCGAGATATAATATTAATAATTATATTGGTTTAGGCGCAGGTTTACAAGGTATGATTTCTTTAAACGAAAAGAGTACAGAAAGCGTAACGATAGAGCAAGCAGAAAGTATTAATAGCACTGCTTCTGGTCCTTATTCTACAATTAGTAATACGTCAAGCAATACAAAAAAAACTTTCACAAATTTTAGAACCGGTTTTCTTATAGAAGCAACTGCTGGTTTTGCAAGAATTGGTCCTAGCGTTGGTGCGCGATACGTTTTAAACTTTAAAGAAAACTACAACTACATGCAATTTTACGCCATCTGGAAATTCTGA
- a CDS encoding porin family protein: MKSIILFFCLCFVTTYSFSQEEFSKSAQEVDSLYKEDQFYFGLTYNLIGKKPSGLTQSGFSGGFHFGYTKDMPINKRRNKAIGIGLGLSFNSFNQNLQITEDSKGDAQFQIIDASEITFTKNNFATYMVEMPIEFRWRTSTATDYKFWRIYSGFKLGYVFANNSKFEGSPQNIKLKNISAINNVQYGLTLGAGYNTWNFYLYYALNPIFNDKAKIDNKVIDANAIKIGLMFYIL, translated from the coding sequence ATGAAATCTATAATATTATTTTTTTGTCTTTGTTTTGTCACTACATATTCTTTTTCTCAAGAAGAATTTAGTAAAAGCGCTCAAGAAGTAGACTCTTTATATAAGGAAGATCAGTTTTATTTTGGACTAACATATAACCTTATTGGTAAAAAGCCAAGTGGATTGACGCAAAGTGGCTTTTCCGGAGGTTTCCACTTTGGTTATACTAAAGATATGCCAATTAATAAAAGACGGAACAAAGCTATTGGAATAGGATTAGGTCTGTCTTTTAATTCATTCAACCAAAACTTACAAATTACAGAAGACTCTAAAGGTGATGCACAATTTCAAATTATAGATGCTTCCGAAATAACTTTCACTAAAAACAACTTTGCTACTTATATGGTAGAAATGCCTATTGAGTTTAGATGGCGAACATCTACAGCAACAGATTATAAGTTTTGGCGTATTTATTCCGGCTTTAAATTAGGTTACGTCTTTGCTAATAATTCTAAATTTGAAGGTTCTCCACAAAATATTAAGCTTAAAAATATTAGTGCTATTAATAATGTGCAATATGGATTAACATTGGGAGCTGGTTATAATACTTGGAATTTTTATTTGTATTATGCACTAAACCCTATTTTTAATGATAAAGCCAAAATAGACAATAAAGTAATAGATGCAAATGCTATTAAAATTGGTCTTATGTTCTATATTTTATAG
- a CDS encoding tol-pal system YbgF family protein: MEEQDYILFDSYINEELSAEDTLDFENRLENDSAFKNSFNTYKELSIFLENKFENEAKTDAFKKNLENISNTHFNKAETIAEAPKKSKVFRYAKLAMAASVVLFIGIFAFNQFSTPTYSDFNTHEPMTTVRGEGSVKDLIQATKAFNNKEYEKANALLKTVLENDPDNSELQLYYAITNIELDNFKIADAELNKLINGTSAYKDRALWYSALSRLKQKNIDATIVLLKQVSEEADDYKEAQKLLDKLE; encoded by the coding sequence ATGGAAGAACAGGATTATATTTTATTCGATAGCTATATAAATGAAGAATTATCTGCGGAAGACACCCTAGATTTCGAAAATAGACTCGAAAACGATTCAGCATTTAAAAATAGTTTCAACACTTACAAAGAGCTTTCAATTTTTTTAGAAAATAAATTTGAAAATGAAGCTAAAACTGATGCTTTTAAAAAGAATTTAGAAAATATATCAAACACTCATTTTAATAAAGCTGAGACAATTGCTGAAGCACCAAAGAAATCTAAAGTGTTTAGATATGCAAAATTGGCCATGGCTGCAAGTGTTGTTCTCTTTATAGGGATCTTTGCTTTTAACCAATTTTCAACACCAACGTATTCAGATTTTAATACTCACGAACCTATGACGACTGTTAGAGGAGAAGGAAGCGTTAAAGATTTAATTCAAGCAACAAAAGCTTTTAATAATAAAGAGTACGAAAAGGCAAATGCATTATTAAAAACGGTGCTTGAAAACGATCCAGATAATAGCGAGTTACAATTATACTACGCCATTACAAATATCGAGTTAGATAATTTTAAAATAGCAGATGCAGAGTTAAATAAATTAATAAATGGCACATCTGCTTATAAAGATAGAGCATTGTGGTATTCAGCTTTAAGTAGATTGAAGCAAAAAAACATAGACGCTACAATTGTTCTTTTAAAACAAGTTTCGGAAGAAGCAGACGATTATAAAGAGGCTCAAAAGTTGTTAGATAAATTAGAGTAA
- a CDS encoding asparaginase — MTKTIPNILLIYTGGTIGMIKDPETGALRAFDFDNLLVRIPELKLLDCNIETFSFDIPIDSSNMEPKYWVEIAEVIENNYDSFDGFVVLHGSDTMSYTASALSFMLEHLAKPVIFTGSQLPIGDLRTDAKENLITSIQVASLQHYSKPIIKEVCLYFEYKLYRANRTTKINAEHFEAFASLNYPDLAESGVHLKINNDALFKPNARKNLLVHKNLDKNIALIKLFPGISEQLLSSIFNTPNLKGVIIETYGAGNCTTEDWFISLLKENIKKGIHIINITQCSGGSVMMGQYETSEKLKKIGVISGKDITTEAAVSKLMYLLGQNIAPNLFKTIYETALRGEMT, encoded by the coding sequence TTGACAAAAACAATCCCAAACATACTCCTTATATATACTGGTGGAACTATTGGTATGATTAAAGATCCAGAAACAGGAGCTTTACGTGCTTTCGATTTCGATAATTTATTGGTTCGTATTCCAGAGCTTAAGCTTTTAGATTGTAATATTGAAACCTTCTCTTTTGATATTCCAATAGACTCAAGTAATATGGAACCTAAATATTGGGTAGAGATAGCTGAGGTTATAGAAAATAATTACGATTCTTTTGATGGTTTTGTAGTGTTACATGGTAGTGATACTATGAGTTATACAGCATCTGCATTAAGCTTTATGCTTGAGCATTTAGCAAAACCAGTAATATTTACAGGCTCACAATTGCCAATTGGAGATTTGCGTACAGATGCCAAAGAAAATTTAATAACCTCTATTCAAGTGGCTTCATTACAACATTATAGTAAGCCAATAATTAAAGAAGTGTGTTTGTATTTTGAATATAAATTATACAGAGCAAATAGGACTACAAAAATAAATGCAGAACATTTTGAAGCTTTTGCTAGTTTAAATTATCCGGATTTAGCAGAATCTGGTGTGCATTTAAAAATAAATAATGATGCGTTATTTAAGCCTAATGCTAGAAAAAACTTGTTAGTTCATAAGAATTTAGATAAAAATATTGCATTAATAAAATTGTTTCCAGGCATTTCGGAACAATTATTGAGTAGTATTTTTAATACACCTAACTTAAAAGGTGTTATTATTGAAACTTATGGTGCAGGAAATTGTACAACAGAAGATTGGTTTATTTCCTTATTAAAAGAAAACATAAAAAAAGGAATACATATTATTAATATTACACAATGTTCTGGAGGTAGTGTAATGATGGGACAATATGAAACTAGTGAAAAACTAAAAAAAATAGGTGTAATTTCTGGAAAAGACATTACAACCGAAGCAGCAGTAAGTAAACTAATGTATTTGTTAGGACAAAACATTGCACCTAACTTGTTCAAAACCATATATGAAACAGCTTTAAGAGGAGAAATGACTTAA
- a CDS encoding helix-turn-helix domain-containing protein, protein MEEDYIKLIFGLKLKQIRTDRKLSLFGLSKLSGLSKSYLNEIENGKKYPKPDKIAILSERLDVPYDQMVSLKLDKNLAPIGDLLQSKILKEIPLELFGIKESKLIDIVANAPVKVNAFISTIIEIAQHYSFSKESFYLASVRSFQEANNNYFEDLEVSVLHFAKAYQLNLNEIITSKDLEEILVEEYGYTIVKEELNKYEDLDSLRSVLVSKTKTLLLNNKIDESQRTFIYAKELAYNFLETKERLYTFPWIKFDTFDQVLNNFYASYFAGALIISNEKIKKQLTDIFEKKTFNIPLFIKAIDSYNASPESFYQRLTNILPKEFNIQNLFFLRFTHKAKSNKFHLKKELHLSHQHSPHANETNEHYCRRWVSIKMLEDISKSKKEHVFDMQISNYQDDGMKYLVLSSATRDPFKANQYRSISVGLLINKQLQRKLKFLSDPKITTQNVGVTCQRCMVENCKVRQAPAIILDRKAKNQKIKNLVEELNTKFES, encoded by the coding sequence ATGGAAGAAGACTATATAAAACTTATTTTTGGACTGAAACTAAAACAGATAAGGACTGACAGGAAATTATCCTTGTTTGGTTTGTCTAAACTTTCTGGCTTATCTAAGTCGTATTTAAATGAAATAGAAAATGGTAAAAAATATCCTAAACCAGATAAAATTGCTATTCTATCTGAAAGATTAGATGTGCCTTACGACCAAATGGTGTCTTTAAAGCTAGATAAAAACCTAGCTCCAATTGGTGATTTATTGCAGTCTAAAATTTTAAAAGAAATACCTTTAGAACTTTTTGGAATTAAAGAAAGTAAATTAATAGATATTGTTGCAAATGCACCAGTAAAAGTAAATGCATTTATTAGTACTATAATTGAAATTGCACAGCATTACAGTTTTAGTAAAGAAAGTTTTTATCTTGCTTCTGTGCGTTCTTTTCAGGAGGCTAATAATAATTATTTTGAAGACTTAGAGGTAAGTGTTTTGCATTTTGCTAAAGCATATCAGTTAAATTTAAATGAAATAATAACTTCTAAAGATTTAGAAGAGATTCTAGTTGAAGAGTATGGTTATACTATTGTAAAGGAGGAGCTTAATAAATATGAGGATTTAGATAGTTTACGTTCGGTTTTAGTTTCAAAAACTAAAACATTATTACTTAATAATAAGATAGACGAATCACAACGCACCTTTATTTACGCAAAAGAATTAGCCTATAATTTTCTAGAAACAAAAGAGCGTTTATATACTTTTCCATGGATAAAGTTTGACACTTTTGATCAGGTTTTGAATAATTTTTATGCTTCATATTTTGCAGGTGCTTTAATTATTTCTAATGAAAAAATAAAGAAGCAACTTACCGATATATTTGAAAAAAAGACTTTTAACATACCATTATTTATAAAAGCTATAGATTCTTATAATGCTTCACCAGAATCGTTTTACCAACGCTTAACTAATATTTTACCCAAAGAATTTAATATTCAAAATTTGTTCTTTTTAAGATTTACGCATAAAGCGAAAAGTAATAAATTCCACCTTAAAAAAGAACTGCATTTGTCTCACCAGCATTCGCCACATGCAAACGAAACTAATGAGCATTATTGTAGACGCTGGGTGTCTATAAAAATGCTTGAAGATATAAGTAAGAGTAAAAAAGAACATGTGTTCGATATGCAGATTTCTAATTACCAAGATGATGGCATGAAATACCTGGTGTTATCCTCTGCAACTAGAGATCCTTTTAAAGCGAATCAATATCGAAGTATAAGTGTTGGTTTACTAATTAACAAGCAATTACAACGCAAGCTCAAATTTTTATCAGACCCTAAAATTACAACTCAAAATGTAGGAGTAACCTGCCAACGTTGTATGGTTGAAAACTGTAAGGTTAGACAAGCTCCTGCAATTATTTTGGATAGAAAAGCTAAAAATCAAAAAATTAAAAACTTAGTTGAAGAATTGAACACAAAGTTCGAGTCTTAA
- a CDS encoding RNA polymerase sigma factor — translation MSEKKIHEDQKYVEGLLNNNSFIIQAIYNKFVPKVVNYIKQNSGDADQAQDVIQETIVTIYNQAKEKGLQLTCPFDAYFFLLCKRKWLNALKKNKHKEVTINEDVLSIDDDAQELAFETALFGEKQALFNEMFQKLGTACKDLIKATFKIKSMEEVAASLGVSYAYARKKKSLCIGQLTKLVQESPKFNQLNY, via the coding sequence ATGAGTGAAAAAAAAATTCACGAAGATCAAAAGTATGTAGAAGGCTTACTAAATAATAACTCATTTATTATACAAGCCATTTACAATAAGTTTGTGCCTAAAGTGGTAAACTATATAAAACAAAATAGTGGAGACGCAGACCAAGCGCAAGACGTTATACAAGAAACCATAGTCACTATATATAATCAAGCAAAAGAAAAAGGATTACAGCTTACATGCCCTTTCGATGCTTACTTTTTTTTACTCTGTAAACGTAAGTGGTTAAACGCACTCAAAAAAAACAAGCATAAAGAGGTAACAATTAACGAAGACGTTTTATCTATAGATGACGACGCACAAGAACTAGCCTTTGAAACAGCGTTATTTGGTGAGAAACAAGCCTTGTTTAACGAGATGTTTCAAAAATTAGGCACAGCGTGTAAAGATTTAATAAAAGCAACCTTTAAAATAAAATCTATGGAAGAAGTTGCTGCAAGTTTGGGTGTAAGTTATGCTTATGCTAGGAAAAAGAAGTCTTTATGCATTGGGCAATTAACAAAGTTGGTTCAAGAGTCGCCAAAATTTAATCAACTTAATTATTAA
- a CDS encoding biopolymer transporter ExbD yields the protein MAKRSAPEVNAGSMADIAFLLLIFFLVTTDIATDSGLSRKLPPWDDTEQEAVVIKEKNIFALTLNSNNDILLTSGGDSEIVALEDLRVATVKFLDNGGGEGKDACARCKGAGDKASSDNLIKAVISLANDRLTEYKTYIAVQNEILAAYNDIRNREFVKDYPNAQMNFVQANEMYLDPSTEAKVKDKLKLKLEAIKEAVPQKFSEAEAKRN from the coding sequence ATGGCAAAAAGATCAGCACCAGAAGTTAATGCAGGCTCTATGGCTGACATTGCCTTCTTATTACTTATTTTCTTTCTAGTAACAACAGATATAGCAACAGATTCTGGTTTAAGTAGAAAGTTACCACCTTGGGATGATACAGAACAAGAAGCTGTTGTTATTAAGGAGAAGAATATATTTGCACTTACTTTAAATAGTAACAATGATATTTTATTAACCTCTGGAGGAGATTCAGAAATTGTTGCACTTGAAGATTTAAGAGTTGCAACTGTGAAGTTTCTTGATAATGGAGGTGGAGAAGGAAAAGATGCTTGCGCAAGATGTAAAGGAGCTGGTGATAAAGCCTCTTCAGATAATCTAATCAAAGCAGTTATTTCTTTAGCAAACGATAGACTTACTGAATACAAAACGTATATAGCTGTGCAAAATGAAATTTTAGCAGCGTATAACGATATTAGAAATCGTGAGTTTGTAAAGGATTATCCTAATGCTCAAATGAATTTTGTTCAAGCTAACGAAATGTATTTAGATCCAAGTACAGAAGCAAAGGTCAAGGATAAGTTAAAATTGAAGTTAGAAGCAATTAAAGAAGCTGTACCTCAAAAGTTCTCTGAAGCTGAAGCAAAAAGAAATTAA
- the aceB gene encoding malate synthase A, giving the protein MEHTLLKLPKITFSRDVNNYYPEILTDEALSFITALHEKFNVQRLALLSRREEQQKIFDQGKFPEFPRETKDIRDGEWKAGNIPHDLQDRRVEITGPVNRKMIINALNSGAKTFMADLEDSNAPTWKNTIEGQQNLIDANNKTISLTDAKRNKSYKLNSETAVLLVRPRGLHLNERHVLIKDEETSGSLVDFGLYVFHNTKTLLENNTAPYFYLPKLEHYLEARWWNEVFTFAQEYLKVPQGTFKATVLVETITASFQLDEIIYELKEHIVGLNCGRWDYIFSYIKKFRNHQNFVVPNRDQVTMTTPFMDAYSKLVIQRCHKRGILAIGGMAAQIPIKGDEYANISALEKVRKDKEREVINGHDGTWVAHPALVEVAMSEFNKHMPTPNQLHVTRDDINVTEKDLVEIPKGTVSEAGIRKNINVGILYTEAWLRGHGAVALYNLMEDAATAEISRTQVWQWLKNEVTLEDGRQFNMELYVELINDEVEKILKEVGENAIKNTKFKLAIELFDNLVLSEKFEEFLTLPAYQYI; this is encoded by the coding sequence ATGGAACACACACTTTTAAAATTACCTAAAATTACTTTCTCTAGAGATGTAAATAATTACTATCCAGAAATACTTACAGATGAAGCTTTAAGCTTTATTACGGCACTTCATGAAAAGTTTAATGTACAGCGTTTAGCTTTACTATCAAGAAGAGAGGAACAACAAAAGATTTTTGATCAAGGTAAGTTTCCAGAATTTCCACGTGAAACTAAAGACATTAGAGATGGCGAATGGAAAGCGGGTAATATACCACATGATTTACAAGATAGACGTGTAGAAATTACTGGTCCAGTTAACAGAAAAATGATTATTAATGCTCTAAATTCTGGAGCCAAAACGTTTATGGCAGACTTAGAAGATAGTAATGCTCCAACTTGGAAAAACACTATTGAAGGCCAGCAGAATTTAATAGACGCTAACAACAAAACTATTTCTTTAACAGATGCTAAAAGGAATAAATCTTATAAATTAAATTCTGAAACTGCGGTTTTGCTGGTAAGACCTAGAGGGTTACATTTAAACGAAAGACATGTCTTAATAAAAGACGAAGAAACCTCTGGTAGTTTAGTAGATTTTGGATTGTATGTTTTCCATAATACAAAAACCTTATTAGAAAATAATACTGCTCCATATTTTTACCTTCCTAAGCTTGAACATTATTTAGAAGCACGTTGGTGGAACGAAGTTTTTACATTCGCTCAAGAGTATTTAAAAGTACCTCAAGGCACTTTTAAAGCAACTGTTTTGGTTGAGACTATTACTGCTAGTTTTCAGTTAGATGAAATTATCTACGAGCTTAAAGAACATATTGTTGGTTTAAATTGTGGTCGTTGGGATTATATTTTCTCTTACATTAAAAAATTTAGAAATCATCAAAACTTTGTGGTACCAAATCGCGATCAAGTAACGATGACGACTCCTTTTATGGATGCCTATTCTAAGCTAGTAATACAACGCTGTCATAAAAGAGGTATTCTTGCAATTGGCGGAATGGCTGCGCAAATTCCTATTAAAGGTGACGAATATGCAAATATTTCAGCATTAGAAAAAGTAAGAAAGGATAAAGAGCGTGAAGTGATAAATGGACATGATGGTACTTGGGTTGCGCACCCTGCTTTGGTTGAAGTAGCAATGTCTGAATTTAACAAACACATGCCAACACCAAACCAACTACATGTAACACGTGACGATATTAATGTAACTGAAAAGGATTTAGTAGAAATCCCTAAAGGAACAGTCTCTGAAGCAGGAATTAGAAAAAACATTAATGTTGGTATTTTATATACAGAAGCCTGGCTAAGAGGCCATGGAGCTGTAGCACTTTACAATTTAATGGAAGATGCTGCTACTGCAGAAATATCGCGAACACAAGTTTGGCAATGGTTAAAAAATGAAGTTACACTTGAGGATGGTCGCCAATTCAATATGGAATTATATGTCGAGTTAATAAACGATGAAGTAGAAAAAATACTAAAAGAAGTTGGAGAAAATGCTATTAAAAACACCAAATTTAAATTGGCAATAGAGCTTTTTGATAATCTAGTATTATCAGAAAAATTTGAAGAGTTTTTAACGCTTCCCGCTTACCAATATATATAA
- a CDS encoding TatD family hydrolase produces the protein MIITDTHTHLYSEAFDEDRAEMMQRTLEAKVSRLFIPAIDSTYTASMLQLEKDYPENVFLMMGLHPTHVKDNYKEELAHVVEMLDKHKFYAVGEIGIDLYWDKSTLAIQQDAFRYQIQLAKQHKLPIVIHCREAFDEIFEILEEEKSEDLYGIFHCFTGTLEQAHQAISYNMKLGIGGVATFKNGKIDQFLNEIDLKHIVLETDSPYLAPKPFRGKRNESSYILKVVEKLSGIYNTSEEKIADITTDNSKAVFGV, from the coding sequence ATGATTATTACAGATACACATACACATTTATATAGCGAAGCATTCGATGAAGATAGAGCAGAAATGATGCAACGCACATTAGAAGCTAAAGTTTCTAGACTATTTATTCCTGCAATAGACTCTACATATACAGCATCTATGCTGCAATTAGAAAAAGACTATCCTGAAAATGTTTTTTTAATGATGGGTTTACACCCTACACATGTAAAAGATAATTATAAGGAGGAGTTGGCACATGTTGTAGAAATGTTAGACAAACATAAGTTCTATGCCGTTGGAGAAATAGGTATAGATTTATATTGGGATAAAAGCACCTTAGCAATACAGCAAGACGCTTTTAGATACCAAATACAATTAGCAAAACAACATAAACTACCTATAGTAATACATTGTCGTGAAGCATTCGATGAAATTTTCGAAATTTTAGAAGAAGAAAAAAGCGAAGACCTATATGGGATTTTTCATTGTTTTACTGGAACATTAGAACAAGCACATCAAGCGATTTCCTATAATATGAAACTAGGAATTGGTGGTGTAGCGACTTTTAAAAATGGTAAAATAGATCAGTTTTTAAATGAAATAGATTTAAAGCATATTGTTTTGGAAACCGACTCTCCTTATTTGGCACCTAAGCCTTTCCGCGGAAAGCGAAATGAAAGTAGCTACATATTAAAGGTAGTGGAGAAGCTTTCCGGAATCTATAATACTTCCGAAGAAAAAATTGCCGATATTACAACAGATAATTCTAAAGCCGTTTTTGGTGTTTAG
- a CDS encoding MotA/TolQ/ExbB proton channel family protein codes for MKRLFSILAIVFLMTFGTANATTNAATIATTVATTQDAAATDDAAEELTFHQELKKRFIEGGPGFMGIVLLCLILGLAIAIERIIFLNLSSTNTKKLTQNVEDALQSGGIEAAKEVCRNTKGPVASIFYQGLDRADDSLESAEKAVVAYGGVQMGQLEKNVSWISLFISLAPMLGFMGTVIGMIQAFDKIQSAGGMDATLVAGGIKVALLTTVFGLVVAIILQVFYNYIVAKIDSIVNDMEDSSITLMDMLSKYKK; via the coding sequence ATGAAAAGATTATTTTCTATCCTAGCCATAGTATTTTTAATGACATTTGGCACAGCTAATGCAACTACGAACGCAGCAACTATTGCTACGACTGTTGCAACTACTCAAGATGCAGCAGCAACTGATGATGCAGCAGAAGAATTAACGTTCCACCAAGAACTTAAAAAACGTTTTATTGAAGGTGGTCCAGGTTTTATGGGTATTGTATTATTATGTTTAATTCTAGGATTAGCAATTGCTATTGAAAGAATTATCTTTTTAAACTTATCGTCTACAAATACGAAGAAATTAACTCAAAATGTTGAAGATGCACTACAGTCAGGTGGTATTGAGGCAGCAAAAGAAGTTTGTAGAAACACAAAAGGTCCTGTGGCATCTATATTCTATCAAGGTTTAGATAGAGCTGACGATAGCTTAGAATCTGCTGAAAAAGCTGTTGTAGCTTACGGTGGAGTTCAAATGGGACAATTAGAGAAAAACGTATCTTGGATTTCATTATTTATCTCATTAGCACCAATGCTTGGGTTTATGGGTACAGTAATAGGTATGATTCAAGCCTTCGATAAAATTCAGTCTGCAGGTGGAATGGATGCAACGTTAGTAGCAGGTGGTATTAAAGTAGCCTTACTAACAACTGTATTTGGTCTTGTTGTAGCAATTATATTACAAGTTTTTTATAACTACATTGTAGCAAAAATTGATAGTATTGTAAATGATATGGAAGATTCTTCTATCACATTAATGGATATGTTATCGAAATATAAAAAATAA
- a CDS encoding biopolymer transporter ExbD gives MSKFKKKKDGGLPPISTASLPDIVFMLLFFFMVATVIKEDNLIIQNSLPKANQIEKLDKKKPISYIYIGKPSPNYIDTYGTEDRIQLNDKLQSVEQVQAFIAAERAALAEELVPTLTVSLKVDRDAKMGVLTDVKQELRKTNALKINYTTKKGDALSN, from the coding sequence ATGTCTAAATTTAAAAAGAAAAAAGATGGAGGTTTACCTCCAATATCAACAGCATCTTTACCAGATATTGTATTTATGCTTCTGTTTTTCTTTATGGTAGCTACTGTAATTAAAGAGGATAATTTAATAATCCAAAATAGTTTACCTAAAGCAAACCAGATTGAGAAATTAGATAAAAAGAAGCCTATAAGTTATATTTATATTGGAAAACCAAGTCCAAATTATATAGACACTTATGGTACAGAGGATAGAATACAATTAAACGATAAGTTGCAAAGTGTTGAGCAGGTTCAAGCATTTATTGCTGCTGAACGTGCTGCATTAGCAGAAGAGTTAGTGCCAACACTTACTGTTTCTCTTAAAGTAGATAGAGATGCAAAAATGGGAGTGTTAACAGATGTTAAGCAAGAATTACGTAAAACGAATGCGCTTAAAATTAACTACACTACTAAAAAAGGTGATGCACTTAGTAATTAG